A window of Rufibacter sp. LB8 contains these coding sequences:
- a CDS encoding rhodanese-like domain-containing protein — translation MLQNHEGKPTIAFGKAEGTKTLAHPPRLKNQWQMTIKFLTFTFNVHSQPYARRNPPTVMKIEQFEDKNLAQFSYILMSDAEIAVIDPARDPKPYEEYAMLHDAKITAIIETHPHADFVSGHLELSEAKQTPIYVSSKLGATYKHTPFNHGDELKIGNLTLRALETPGHSPDSISVLVLDENGKEQAVFTGDALLLGDVGRPDLRETVGHETSSRDQLARQMYHTTREIFMKLPDDVLVYPAHGAGSLCGKSMSKAKSSTIGEEKATNAALQPMTQDEFVTYLTSELPFVPKYFGHAVELNRTGAPKYDSAIKKVPILGPDHKLEQEPLVIDTRPQDQFRQGHLDSSINLPDGPKFETWLGSVVWPDEPFYLIARDEDQLRELICRTASIGYEGNIRGAILTPPAAVETAPTLDLAHFKANPDHYTILDIRNTNEVKEKPIFANALAIPLPELREHLQEVPTDKPIVVHCASGYRSAVGASILTAVVEDVSVYDLGDAVTQFMPSSGQA, via the coding sequence ATGTTACAAAATCATGAAGGAAAACCCACCATTGCTTTCGGCAAGGCCGAAGGTACGAAAACCCTGGCGCACCCACCTCGCCTAAAAAACCAGTGGCAGATGACCATCAAATTTCTGACATTCACGTTTAATGTCCACAGCCAGCCTTACGCGCGGCGCAATCCCCCTACGGTTATGAAAATAGAGCAGTTTGAAGATAAAAACCTGGCCCAGTTCTCTTACATTCTCATGAGCGACGCCGAGATTGCGGTCATTGACCCGGCCAGGGACCCCAAGCCCTATGAGGAATACGCCATGCTGCATGACGCCAAGATCACCGCCATCATAGAAACGCACCCGCACGCCGACTTCGTGAGCGGCCACCTGGAGCTCTCTGAGGCCAAGCAGACGCCCATTTACGTGAGTTCCAAGCTGGGAGCCACCTACAAACACACACCTTTTAACCACGGCGATGAACTGAAGATTGGCAACCTCACGCTGCGCGCCCTGGAAACGCCCGGCCATTCGCCCGACAGCATTTCTGTGTTGGTGCTGGACGAAAACGGAAAAGAACAAGCTGTGTTCACCGGCGACGCCCTCTTGCTGGGTGATGTTGGCCGGCCAGATTTACGGGAAACGGTGGGCCATGAAACCAGCTCACGCGACCAGTTGGCCCGCCAGATGTACCACACCACCCGTGAGATCTTCATGAAACTGCCCGATGACGTGCTGGTGTACCCCGCCCACGGCGCTGGCAGCCTCTGCGGAAAATCCATGAGCAAAGCCAAATCCAGCACCATTGGGGAAGAGAAAGCAACCAACGCCGCGCTGCAACCCATGACCCAAGACGAGTTTGTGACCTACCTCACCTCTGAGCTTCCGTTTGTGCCCAAGTACTTTGGCCACGCCGTGGAACTGAACCGAACCGGCGCGCCCAAATATGACTCGGCTATCAAAAAAGTGCCTATTCTGGGTCCAGACCACAAACTGGAACAAGAGCCTTTGGTCATTGACACGCGGCCCCAGGACCAGTTCAGACAAGGCCACCTGGACAGCTCCATCAACCTGCCAGACGGGCCCAAGTTTGAGACCTGGCTGGGATCAGTGGTGTGGCCAGATGAACCGTTCTACCTTATTGCCAGAGACGAAGACCAGCTGCGCGAACTCATTTGCCGCACGGCCAGCATTGGCTATGAAGGCAACATACGCGGTGCCATTCTCACGCCGCCGGCCGCCGTGGAAACCGCCCCTACTTTAGATTTGGCCCACTTCAAAGCCAACCCAGACCACTACACCATCCTGGACATAAGAAACACCAATGAGGTAAAGGAGAAACCCATTTTTGCCAACGCCCTGGCCATTCCGTTGCCAGAACTACGGGAGCATCTGCAGGAAGTCCCCACCGACAAGCCCATTGTGGTGCACTGCGCCAGCGGCTACCGGTCTGCCGTAGGGGCCAGCATTTTGACCGCCGTGGTAGAAGACGTGTCCGTGTATGATTTAGGCGATGCCGTGACTCAGTTTATGCCTAGCTCGGGCCAAGCGTAA